A window from Drosophila nasuta strain 15112-1781.00 chromosome 3, ASM2355853v1, whole genome shotgun sequence encodes these proteins:
- the LOC132793333 gene encoding probable serine/threonine-protein kinase nek3 isoform X2, translating into MLRYWSIIFLINCAFCTETQITQTVYGFLDFTTTIGNTVMVFSPQSAPPLEISIHKTTPKPTSIIETRPNTKQNEPSKDGIKPTPLIATSSKEEAETTSSFENNNIISLSNTPIKTLDYPEYALLSRQPEEFVEETFRLVNLKSRSDGDRQRIYPSKRDNTHNLSSGLYSNKKSESVSKISAISAKSSIKYAQSPQSVSSSEKRNKNRSQSSSRVLKTITPQSSRTVESTPQQNGFTKSSRKSNRDPSEKRKSSRNKGKRRHKNTHSSSIQITATAVDTSSRRSFRTKTNQPSLPSLPSPPSEENFANLGQNTLKLNRRPGRWQYKSAPKPKVNIRKTSNSTNNSKNATSADSINEAILETDDKFATQKLNNLGRDLEAVGSQNSVVADNDELKPKNFVRTLNVEISTPSNFVDTYYEIATIKSPFVFQAGLVKKTRFLTITSTIEKTLKTDQIEEYSKDDGPLSENILESTMAMNEPSLDGSISTLKPIYITDSLETPELETITDSFSVTQTKLRTQILPIIFEKKNETVQITLVQTFDYTSLVTVTQTISPFRDNFIPAKNFKDFAAILDEAGSELNLDLEFGDEGNGGQFEGKVKLESKGNSTSVLNPLNPSNNLITSTRPVIKLETIWESYVVPLVRGTDSVLRTLSKSVGVVEKTEYITEVSTLPVLPMSQYPYSINPFYNPLLQLPQQQLITSTSILNTLVTATSSKVLKLTFGARTAYTTIFSTSVVPTEVTQLITATLPVQNQGAFPNYYPPPYPPFGYVG; encoded by the exons ATGTTACGTTACTGGAGtataatttttcttataaattGTG CGTTCTGCACGGAAACGCAAATAACACAAACCGTTTACGGATTTTTGGATTTCACAACAACTATTGGAAATACTGTAATGGTATTTTCTCCACAAAGCGCTCCCCCATTAG AGATTTCCATTCATAAAACAACACCGAAGCCTACAAGTATTATTGAAACCAGACCGAACACGAAACAGAATGAGCCTAGTAAAGATGGTATTAAACCGACGCCACTTATCGCGACCAGTTCAAAAGAAGAAGCCGAAACAACTTCCTCatttgaaaacaataatataataagtCTATCCAACACGCCAATTAAAACATTGGACTATCCAGAATATGCCTTACTATCTCGTCAACCTGAAGAGTTTGTAGAGGAAACTTTCCGTTTGGTGAACTTAAAATCCCGATCAGATGGCGATAGACAACGAATCTATCCGTCAAAACGGGACAACACTCACAATCTTTCCTCTGGATTGTACTCAAATAAGAAGAGCGAAAGCGTCAGTAAAATCAGTGCAATCAGCGCAAAATCCTCAATCAAATATGCGCAATCTCCTCAATCAGTGAGCAGTtcagaaaaaagaaacaaaaaccgTTCGCAGTCGTCATCACGCGTTTTAAAAACGATAACTCCTCAATCAAGTAGGACGGTGGAATCGACACCACAGCAGAACGGATTCACTAAAAGTAGTCGTAAAAGCAATAGGGATCCAAGTGAAAAGCGAAAATCGTCACGAAATAAGGGAAAGAG GAGACATAAAAATACTCATAGTTCAAGCATTCAAATCACGGCAACAGCTGTTGACACAAGCTCGCGACGATCTTTTAGAACAAAAACCAATCAACCATCCTTACCATCTCTTCCATCTCCACCCTCAGaggaaaactttgcaaatcTTGGGCAAAACACTTTAAAACTAAATAGGCGGCCTGGTCGCTGGCAGTATAAATCGGCTCCAAAACCCAAAGTTAATATAAGGAAAACATCCAACAGCACAAACAATAGTAAAAATGCTACAAGCGCCGATAGCATAAATGAAGCTATTTTAGAGACGGACGATAAATTTGCCACACAAAAACTGAATAATCTAGGTAGAGATTTGGAAGCGGTCGGCTCGCAAaattctgttgttgctgataaTGATGAATTGAAACCTAAAAACTTTGTGCGTACATTAAATGTGGAGATATCAACACCCAGCAATTTTGTTGACACTTACTATGAAATCGCAACCATAAAAAGTCCATTTGTTTTCCAG gCTGGACTTGTGAAGAAGACCAGGTTTTTGACAATAACATCAACTATAGAGAAAACATTGAAAACCGATCAAATTGAGGAGTATTCCAAGGACGATGGCCCCTTGTCCGAAAATATTTTGGAATCCACAATGGCGATGAATGAACCATCACTGGATGGAAGCATATCGACTTTAAAACCCATTTATATTACTGACAGCCTAGAGACCCCGGAATTAGAGACAATAACCGATTCATTTTCAGTTACACAAACCAAATTGCGAACTCAAATCTTGCCAATTATCTTTGAAAAGAAGAATGAGACTGTACAAATAACACTAGTGCAAACTTTTGATTATACTAGTTTAGTAACCGTTACGCAGACAATTTCGCCATTTAGAGACAATTTTATTCCAGCAAAGAACTTTAAAGATTTCGCTGCTATTTTAGATGAGGCTGGTTCTGAATTAAACTTGGATCTCGAGTTTGGTGATGAAGGCAATGGAGGGCAGTTTGAGGGAAAAGTTAAATTGGAATCAAAGGGAAATTCAAC TTCCGTTTTAAATCCACTTAATCCCAGTAACAACCTAATTACATCCACGCGTCCTGTTATTAAGCTTGAAACTATTTGGGAATCATACGTAGTACCACTTGTTAGAGGAACAGACAGTGTGTTGAGAACATTGTCGAAATCCGTTGGCGTAGTCGAGAAGACGGAATATATTACCGAAGTTTCAACATTGCCAGTGCTCCCCATGTCACAATATCCATATTCTATTAATCCCTTTTATAATCCTCTCTTGCAACTACCCCAACAGCAACTAATCACATCCACTTCGATTCTTAACACATTGGTTACtgcaacaagcagcaaagtattaaaattaacatttggAGCTAGGACCGCATATACCACAATATTCTCCACTTCAGTTGTTCCAACTGAAGTCACTCAGTTGATAACTGCAACCCTTCCAGTTCAAAATCAAGGAGCATTCCCGAACTATTATCCACCTCCGTACCCTCCATTCGGTTATGTTGGTTAA
- the LOC132793333 gene encoding probable serine/threonine-protein kinase nek3 isoform X1: MLRYWSIIFLINCAFCTETQITQTVYGFLDFTTTIGNTVMVFSPQSAPPLEISIHKTTPKPTSIIETRPNTKQNEPSKDGIKPTPLIATSSKEEAETTSSFENNNIISLSNTPIKTLDYPEYALLSRQPEEFVEETFRLVNLKSRSDGDRQRIYPSKRDNTHNLSSGLYSNKKSESVSKISAISAKSSIKYAQSPQSVSSSEKRNKNRSQSSSRVLKTITPQSSRTVESTPQQNGFTKSSRKSNRDPSEKRKSSRNKGKRRHKNTHSSSIQITATAVDTSSRRSFRTKTNQPSLPSLPSPPSEENFANLGQNTLKLNRRPGRWQYKSAPKPKVNIRKTSNSTNNSKNATSADSINEAILETDDKFATQKLNNLGRDLEAVGSQNSVVADNDELKPKNFVRTLNVEISTPSNFVDTYYEIATIKSPFVFQAGLVKKTRFLTITSTIEKTLKTDQIEEYSKDDGPLSENILESTMAMNEPSLDGSISTLKPIYITDSLETPELETITDSFSVTQTKLRTQILPIIFEKKNETVQITLVQTFDYTSLVTVTQTISPFRDNFIPAKNFKDFAAILDEAGSELNLDLEFGDEGNGGQFEGKVKLESKGNSTNIIPNIQSEKNKYS, from the exons ATGTTACGTTACTGGAGtataatttttcttataaattGTG CGTTCTGCACGGAAACGCAAATAACACAAACCGTTTACGGATTTTTGGATTTCACAACAACTATTGGAAATACTGTAATGGTATTTTCTCCACAAAGCGCTCCCCCATTAG AGATTTCCATTCATAAAACAACACCGAAGCCTACAAGTATTATTGAAACCAGACCGAACACGAAACAGAATGAGCCTAGTAAAGATGGTATTAAACCGACGCCACTTATCGCGACCAGTTCAAAAGAAGAAGCCGAAACAACTTCCTCatttgaaaacaataatataataagtCTATCCAACACGCCAATTAAAACATTGGACTATCCAGAATATGCCTTACTATCTCGTCAACCTGAAGAGTTTGTAGAGGAAACTTTCCGTTTGGTGAACTTAAAATCCCGATCAGATGGCGATAGACAACGAATCTATCCGTCAAAACGGGACAACACTCACAATCTTTCCTCTGGATTGTACTCAAATAAGAAGAGCGAAAGCGTCAGTAAAATCAGTGCAATCAGCGCAAAATCCTCAATCAAATATGCGCAATCTCCTCAATCAGTGAGCAGTtcagaaaaaagaaacaaaaaccgTTCGCAGTCGTCATCACGCGTTTTAAAAACGATAACTCCTCAATCAAGTAGGACGGTGGAATCGACACCACAGCAGAACGGATTCACTAAAAGTAGTCGTAAAAGCAATAGGGATCCAAGTGAAAAGCGAAAATCGTCACGAAATAAGGGAAAGAG GAGACATAAAAATACTCATAGTTCAAGCATTCAAATCACGGCAACAGCTGTTGACACAAGCTCGCGACGATCTTTTAGAACAAAAACCAATCAACCATCCTTACCATCTCTTCCATCTCCACCCTCAGaggaaaactttgcaaatcTTGGGCAAAACACTTTAAAACTAAATAGGCGGCCTGGTCGCTGGCAGTATAAATCGGCTCCAAAACCCAAAGTTAATATAAGGAAAACATCCAACAGCACAAACAATAGTAAAAATGCTACAAGCGCCGATAGCATAAATGAAGCTATTTTAGAGACGGACGATAAATTTGCCACACAAAAACTGAATAATCTAGGTAGAGATTTGGAAGCGGTCGGCTCGCAAaattctgttgttgctgataaTGATGAATTGAAACCTAAAAACTTTGTGCGTACATTAAATGTGGAGATATCAACACCCAGCAATTTTGTTGACACTTACTATGAAATCGCAACCATAAAAAGTCCATTTGTTTTCCAG gCTGGACTTGTGAAGAAGACCAGGTTTTTGACAATAACATCAACTATAGAGAAAACATTGAAAACCGATCAAATTGAGGAGTATTCCAAGGACGATGGCCCCTTGTCCGAAAATATTTTGGAATCCACAATGGCGATGAATGAACCATCACTGGATGGAAGCATATCGACTTTAAAACCCATTTATATTACTGACAGCCTAGAGACCCCGGAATTAGAGACAATAACCGATTCATTTTCAGTTACACAAACCAAATTGCGAACTCAAATCTTGCCAATTATCTTTGAAAAGAAGAATGAGACTGTACAAATAACACTAGTGCAAACTTTTGATTATACTAGTTTAGTAACCGTTACGCAGACAATTTCGCCATTTAGAGACAATTTTATTCCAGCAAAGAACTTTAAAGATTTCGCTGCTATTTTAGATGAGGCTGGTTCTGAATTAAACTTGGATCTCGAGTTTGGTGATGAAGGCAATGGAGGGCAGTTTGAGGGAAAAGTTAAATTGGAATCAAAGGGAAATTCAACAAACATTATTCCTAACATTCaatcagaaaaaaataaatattcctGA